DNA sequence from the Candidatus Binataceae bacterium genome:
AGATTCCGGACGCCGTGCAGGCCATCAAATTAGGGGCGCTCGACTACCTGCGCAAACCGGTCGATCCGACGCATCTTCGCCAGATTCTCAAAAATCTCGTGGAGAATCTGCAAATCCGTTCAGAGAACCAATCGTTGCGGCGAAGGCTAATCAGTGTAGGGGAAATGGGGGCGTTGTTCGGCCAGTCGCTGCCGATGCGCAGAGTGCTGGCGGCGGTCGAGCAGTTGGCGGAGTCAGCAGCGTCGGTGGTAATCACCGGCGAGAGCGGGACCGGCAAGGAGTTGGTCGCCCGCACGATCCATGAGATGTCGCCGCGACGGACGGGTGCTTATGTTCCGATCAATTGCGCCGCGATTCCCGAGACTCTCATGGAGAGCGAGCTGTTCGGTCACGAGCGCGGATCGTTCACGGGCGCTGACCGCCGGCGAGAAGGCTGCTTCGAGCTGGCCAATGGCGGCACCTTGCTACTCGACGAGATTACGGAGATGAAGCCCGAACTGCAGGCTAAGCTGCTGCGGGTGATCGAAGAACAGAAGCTGCGCCGGGTCGGCGGCACCGTCGAGATTCCGCTCGATGTTCGCGTTCTTGCCGCCTGCAATCGCGACATCGAGCAGGCCGTGCGCGACGGTAAATTGCGCTCGGATCTGTTTTATCGCCTCAATGTCTTCAACATCCAGTTGCCGCCGCTACGGGAGCGCCGCGACGATCTGCCGCAGCTCCTGCAAATGTTTTTGACGCAATACGCACGGCAAAATCACAAGGAAATTGACGGCGTTGACGATGAGGTAATGGAGATTTTGCGCGCGCATCCGTGGCCGGGCAATGTCCGGCAGCTACGCAACATCATTGAGCGCGCGATAATCGTTTGCGAAAATCGCATTATCCGCAAGCACGATCTGCCGCAGGATTTCCGCGCCGTCGGTTCGGATAATGAAGGTTTTGTAAAAATCCAGCTCGGCTCAACACTGGACGACGTGGAGAAGGAGATGATCACGCGCACTCTCGACTTTACCGGCGGCAACAAAACCCGCGCCGCCGAGGTGCTCGGAATCAGCGCCAAGACTTTGTACAACAAGCTTGAGCGCTTCGGGCAGCCAACATGATCACCTCGCCCAAGCAGGTCTCTGCTGCACGAAGGTTCTGGAACTGAATGCGTTTACGCGCGAAACTCGCGACGGTAATTCTCGGTCTGCTCCTCATTCCAATCCTGGCTATGGGGCTGGTTGCGCTGGATTATCTGGCGGCCAGCTCAGTGGACGACCTTGCGCGCGGCGCCGACCTCATGATCAACCAAATCTTCGACTTGATGCAAGTCTCGACCGTACGAAGCCCGGAAGGACAGTTCGACAATTCGCTGAAGGATTCCGTCGCGCTCAGAAAATTACTCGACTCGACTCAGGCTTTTGGCCGCGCTGTCGTCAACGTCTGCATCCTGGCGCCAGATGGCACGATAGTCGTCGCGGGTGAAGGGCAAGGCGAAGGTACTCAGCTCAGGCCGACACGCCCGCTTGCCGATTTGAAGTCTGGGGGTTCGCTTTGGCTCACGACCACACTGCTGCCCCAATTGCTCCGCGGCGGCATGTACTCGGTGCGGCGCGATGTCGCGATTGAAAATCGCAAGATAGCGACTATCGCGGTCGAAGTTTCAACCGACCTCATCGAGGCTCAACTGCGCCACTTCGTGGCCGCAATTGTACTCGCGACCTTGGCTATTGCAGCGATTGCCTGGCTGGCAATCTCGTTGATGGCTAATCAGATCCTGCGGCAGCTTACCGCGATCCGACGCGGTTTCGAATTGCTCGCCGCCGGCGGCAAAGCCGAGGTGCCGATCACCGGAAACGGGGAATTGGGTTCGCTCGCCGCCAAGTTCAATGAGTTGGCGCAGCAGGTTCGGATCAGCCGTTCGCACTTTGGCGCCGAACGCAGCCATCTGTTCGACGTGGTTCGTTCACTCGGCGATGCGGTCGCACTGCTCGACGCGGAAACCGTCGTGCTGTTCGCGAATGCGCCCGCCAAAGAATGCTTCGCAGCTGACGCGAGGACCGTCGAAGGCATCCCTCTCGCTACCTTGCTCGGGGCGGAGCATCCGTTAGTCAGTCTGGTGAATTCGACGATCACGACCGGCGTCGAAGCGCATAACGTTCCAGTCGAATTGCCGGATGGATCGGGTCTTCTGATCTCCTTTTTCCGGGTTGGTCAGGGACATACGCCCGCTGGATTACTGATGGTTTTTCGCGATATGCGACCGGTTAGGGAACTCGAGACCGCCCTCGACCATTCGAACCGGCTGTCACGCATGGGCGCCCTGATCTCTGGAATGGCGCACCAGCTGC
Encoded proteins:
- a CDS encoding sigma-54 dependent transcriptional regulator gives rise to the protein MALETRILVAEDEVSTHQEWRESLEAWGYKGEVAQDGENALELINSFHPHILIADLKMPRKNGLELLRDVRELGIYLPAIMISGHGEIPDAVQAIKLGALDYLRKPVDPTHLRQILKNLVENLQIRSENQSLRRRLISVGEMGALFGQSLPMRRVLAAVEQLAESAASVVITGESGTGKELVARTIHEMSPRRTGAYVPINCAAIPETLMESELFGHERGSFTGADRRREGCFELANGGTLLLDEITEMKPELQAKLLRVIEEQKLRRVGGTVEIPLDVRVLAACNRDIEQAVRDGKLRSDLFYRLNVFNIQLPPLRERRDDLPQLLQMFLTQYARQNHKEIDGVDDEVMEILRAHPWPGNVRQLRNIIERAIIVCENRIIRKHDLPQDFRAVGSDNEGFVKIQLGSTLDDVEKEMITRTLDFTGGNKTRAAEVLGISAKTLYNKLERFGQPT
- a CDS encoding ATP-binding protein is translated as MRLRAKLATVILGLLLIPILAMGLVALDYLAASSVDDLARGADLMINQIFDLMQVSTVRSPEGQFDNSLKDSVALRKLLDSTQAFGRAVVNVCILAPDGTIVVAGEGQGEGTQLRPTRPLADLKSGGSLWLTTTLLPQLLRGGMYSVRRDVAIENRKIATIAVEVSTDLIEAQLRHFVAAIVLATLAIAAIAWLAISLMANQILRQLTAIRRGFELLAAGGKAEVPITGNGELGSLAAKFNELAQQVRISRSHFGAERSHLFDVVRSLGDAVALLDAETVVLFANAPAKECFAADARTVEGIPLATLLGAEHPLVSLVNSTITTGVEAHNVPVELPDGSGLLISFFRVGQGHTPAGLLMVFRDMRPVRELETALDHSNRLSRMGALISGMAHQLRSPLHGMNMRLELLRQEGGDSVGRHVDRLRQEVDRVDQAIEAILKFTRPADLKPTDFEVNTLVRELAARLRYEKIIVEFNLACEPLVARADRGMISEALSNIMTNAVEAMPEGGKLRLATERQGRLVEIKIADEGQGISETQLERIFDLYYTTKSGGNGLGLPFAQRAVELNGGKIDLDSQIKRGTICTIALTAAIDGSTASKAPAFH